The Nitrospira sp. CR1.1 genome window below encodes:
- a CDS encoding tyrosine-type recombinase/integrase: MTTSESKPRHRNLAAPLHKHDLWADLPQFVGFVMHRSLSTDLRPGHCVDHCKAETDLAGTLLLLLVLAGAFPRVTVHTELTELTTSNFPICRTWFAIDAYKPRRRPSGTRKPSKRQQKLRFPLPPLCLALLYRLVRFYALHGAADPDRFPGQSGPHVLDLTANDEPLFSSRIRTKKRFFIKWLKSAYRDFQTSPQVDTGHPLGTAHKPPTTLSFEQFMNACQIRRLQDLSPWIVAALSQQWKSCPSEPLDVIRLLLNQNVQRNSHRTRDRSLEQNDQHAREQSPPIPIVKCYVEFPPPLAEAYSQVTEALASMHADMTRDERHAVLSHVQHTRRTFGAVVGLTPNGLLKNAGYLLQWLEWALSGRSLSPETILKHYKKLQVFIFHSLDDVSLTDIDEPDELIDIICDCMDCYDNPGSQAEVRKSFQSFLNWMANEGLIEQIKWNNIALHVYRDAKDRAIVSFEDIDKLLRDIDQSVEGRRFSSEQAARYRIFIILCFFLGLRSREAVRLMLTDFDVTHHGILLWILRSKTRHGIRCLPADLLIPEPYLTELVTFYHRVKEQAGLSQATPLLPDDDGNLCRSSYYGKRIGKRMKKVLDYGSPHDLRHGFATWFLVRSDFLLHGKPCQLSSSEFDHPVFQQPAMTQFSHLLFSRPLSAVSRGEQALARPIALLSRLLGHSCPEITLSIYAHSLDWIYYFALLRQEDNPTLLGTPVRLGPQQAANLLVQSPENQSQNEFSRTPTLRTILMLQQSQLGLSSD, translated from the coding sequence ATGACAACCTCCGAATCAAAGCCGCGCCATCGAAATCTTGCCGCTCCTCTCCATAAGCACGACCTCTGGGCAGACCTTCCCCAGTTTGTCGGATTCGTGATGCACAGGAGTCTTTCCACCGATCTCCGTCCAGGTCATTGTGTCGATCATTGTAAGGCCGAAACAGACCTGGCTGGGACGCTCCTCCTTTTATTGGTCCTAGCTGGCGCATTTCCCCGCGTCACCGTCCATACGGAATTGACCGAGCTCACCACATCTAACTTTCCCATCTGCCGAACATGGTTCGCAATCGATGCGTACAAGCCTCGTCGGCGACCGTCGGGCACACGAAAACCATCCAAACGACAGCAGAAACTCCGCTTTCCTTTGCCCCCGCTCTGCCTTGCGCTTTTGTACCGATTAGTCCGCTTCTATGCTCTGCACGGCGCCGCGGACCCGGACCGGTTTCCCGGCCAATCAGGCCCACATGTCCTTGACCTTACTGCGAATGACGAGCCTCTCTTTTCTTCGCGTATCCGCACCAAGAAGCGTTTTTTTATCAAATGGCTCAAGAGCGCCTACCGTGATTTTCAGACGAGTCCGCAGGTGGATACGGGACACCCGCTAGGCACCGCACATAAGCCCCCCACAACACTCTCGTTCGAACAATTCATGAACGCCTGTCAAATCCGGCGACTGCAAGATTTATCTCCCTGGATAGTTGCGGCCTTGAGCCAGCAATGGAAGTCCTGCCCCAGCGAACCACTCGATGTAATCCGCCTCCTGTTAAACCAAAACGTACAACGGAATAGTCATAGGACACGAGATCGGTCTCTCGAACAGAACGATCAACATGCACGCGAACAGAGCCCCCCAATTCCCATCGTGAAGTGTTATGTCGAGTTTCCGCCACCATTGGCGGAAGCCTATTCCCAGGTAACAGAAGCCTTGGCAAGCATGCATGCGGATATGACACGGGACGAACGACACGCTGTCCTGAGCCACGTTCAGCACACAAGGAGAACCTTTGGAGCCGTAGTTGGATTGACACCGAACGGTCTTCTGAAGAATGCGGGCTATCTACTCCAGTGGTTGGAATGGGCGCTGTCCGGGCGGTCATTGTCCCCAGAAACGATCCTGAAGCACTACAAGAAGCTCCAAGTCTTCATCTTCCATAGCCTGGATGATGTGAGCCTCACAGACATCGACGAACCGGATGAACTCATCGATATCATCTGCGACTGCATGGATTGTTACGATAACCCGGGAAGCCAAGCTGAAGTGCGAAAGAGCTTTCAGTCCTTTCTCAACTGGATGGCAAATGAGGGCCTGATCGAACAAATCAAATGGAACAATATCGCGCTCCATGTCTATCGCGATGCCAAGGATAGGGCCATCGTCAGCTTCGAGGACATCGACAAATTACTGCGAGACATTGACCAATCAGTCGAAGGCCGTCGTTTTTCTTCGGAACAAGCGGCGCGCTATAGGATTTTTATTATCCTGTGCTTTTTTCTGGGGCTGCGAAGCCGGGAGGCCGTTCGGCTCATGCTGACGGATTTCGACGTAACGCATCATGGAATATTACTGTGGATTCTTCGGTCCAAAACTCGTCATGGAATCCGATGCCTACCCGCGGATCTCTTAATCCCAGAACCCTACCTGACCGAACTCGTCACCTTCTATCACCGAGTCAAAGAACAGGCCGGACTATCGCAAGCAACACCTCTTCTGCCAGACGATGATGGCAATTTATGTCGTAGCTCGTACTATGGCAAGCGCATCGGGAAGCGGATGAAGAAGGTCTTAGACTATGGCTCACCGCATGATCTTCGCCATGGTTTTGCAACCTGGTTTCTGGTCCGAAGCGATTTCCTCCTGCACGGCAAACCCTGCCAACTCAGCAGTTCGGAATTCGATCATCCAGTCTTCCAACAGCCAGCGATGACTCAATTCAGTCACCTTCTGTTCAGTCGCCCACTTTCGGCAGTATCTCGAGGAGAGCAAGCCCTAGCTCGGCCCATCGCGCTCCTGTCCAGACTCTTGGGTCACAGCTGCCCAGAAATCACACTCAGCATTTACGCCCATTCCCTTGATTGGATCTATTACTTTGCACTGCTGAGGCAGGAAGATAACCCTACACTTCTTGGAACGCCTGTTCGTCTGGGACCTCAGCAAGCCGCCAATCTCCTTGTACAATCCCCTGAAAACCAATCCCAGAATGAATTCTCGCGCACGCCAACCTTGCGGACAATCCTCATGCTCCAGCAATCACAACTTGGGCTCTCATCTGATTAG
- a CDS encoding helix-turn-helix domain-containing protein, with the protein MSTNIYLTPKELALRLKVHPQTLRNWRKSGRLTPTFAAGRVVRYEWADVIRTLNWQPKQLHPAFEEVQA; encoded by the coding sequence ATGTCCACCAACATCTATCTCACGCCCAAAGAACTCGCCCTGCGACTCAAGGTCCACCCCCAGACCCTGCGCAATTGGCGAAAATCTGGACGCTTGACTCCGACTTTCGCTGCAGGACGCGTCGTCCGGTACGAATGGGCTGACGTCATCCGAACACTGAACTGGCAGCCGAAACAACTGCATCCAGCGTTCGAGGAGGTGCAGGCATGA
- a CDS encoding tyrosine-type recombinase/integrase — protein MKPPVTVRARRTKHGVVYDCYFRHNKERVRFTLKDVGTFQEAERKAAQLRDGVVAGTLSFKGKAERKYQAGSFGAFRKMYQKEVEVEQLMDVNRALGIVDRFLIPRWGHLPFTALERKHGLDLVLDLRKEGYQEQGIRRIVNVARRYVTLAMRHRVLPPNTSNPLADLPLGQYIARDRTASREEVQLLLSTGSFRMQTAITLAFNVPLRQELILEMSREHVYRRADGLWYRPPKAPTVIKGRPLELPLNATAAAIFEALPPKSPLVLGEWKSDKFRKSWRRVCKKAEPSIEDLHFHDLRRNAGAALQEARVHPGVTSLILGHKSQAVSDIYKTFDSYRPDLRHAVEVLDAAWRRLSDPTRHAEEE, from the coding sequence ATGAAACCACCTGTCACCGTCCGTGCACGCCGGACAAAACATGGCGTCGTATATGACTGTTACTTTCGGCACAACAAGGAGCGCGTCCGATTTACGCTGAAGGATGTCGGCACTTTCCAAGAAGCTGAACGGAAAGCAGCGCAGTTGCGTGACGGAGTCGTAGCGGGAACTCTGTCTTTTAAAGGAAAGGCGGAACGCAAATACCAAGCCGGCTCCTTCGGAGCATTCCGCAAGATGTATCAGAAGGAGGTGGAAGTGGAACAGCTGATGGATGTGAACCGAGCCCTGGGCATCGTCGATCGCTTCTTAATCCCACGCTGGGGCCATCTTCCCTTCACTGCCCTGGAGCGTAAACATGGACTAGATCTCGTCCTGGATTTGCGAAAAGAGGGATACCAAGAACAAGGCATCCGTCGAATCGTGAATGTCGCTCGGCGCTACGTGACACTGGCGATGCGCCATCGCGTATTGCCACCGAACACGTCCAACCCCCTTGCCGATTTGCCACTCGGCCAATACATCGCCCGAGACCGTACCGCCAGCCGTGAAGAGGTGCAGCTGCTGCTGTCGACTGGCTCATTCCGTATGCAGACGGCCATCACATTGGCGTTCAATGTTCCCCTCAGACAGGAACTGATTTTGGAAATGTCTCGCGAGCACGTGTATCGACGAGCGGACGGCCTTTGGTATCGCCCACCGAAAGCACCAACGGTCATCAAAGGGCGGCCCCTGGAGTTGCCCCTCAATGCGACGGCTGCCGCCATCTTCGAGGCCTTGCCCCCGAAGTCGCCTCTAGTCCTTGGCGAATGGAAATCGGATAAGTTCCGCAAATCCTGGCGGCGTGTCTGCAAGAAGGCCGAGCCATCTATCGAAGACCTACATTTCCACGACCTTCGACGGAATGCTGGAGCGGCTCTGCAGGAAGCTCGTGTCCACCCGGGTGTGACGTCCCTGATCCTCGGCCACAAGTCTCAAGCAGTATCCGATATCTATAAAACGTTCGACTCCTACCGTCCGGATCTACGGCATGCCGTTGAGGTGCTGGATGCCGCATGGCGACGCCTTTCTGATCCAACGCGACACGCTGAAGAAGAGTGA
- a CDS encoding ImmA/IrrE family metallo-endopeptidase, giving the protein MGQKRVIEARLPTRWATDISAILSAVHGPNHFPVSVTEVALGLSRHWFPDDPLSLVQGHELPGFDGALLPAPPGKMGWGILYNNGITSKGRINFTLAHEFGHYLIHRLAFPNGMRCSQQDVVRWDSEYKQIESEANTFAAHLLMPLDDYRRQINARTVVTFDMLSHCAERYEVSLIAATLRWLLYTEKRAVLVVSRDGFILWARSSKTAYKSGVYIKTSGRVLPVPDSSVAACPKACADARLGINHPAGIWFAEPCHEMSIVSENYDFTLSLIQLPPIGEYQICDDNDEDENGETLVDKISRIHGV; this is encoded by the coding sequence ATGGGGCAAAAAAGAGTGATCGAGGCGCGATTACCAACGCGCTGGGCCACAGACATATCTGCCATCCTTAGCGCCGTTCACGGTCCCAATCATTTTCCGGTTTCGGTCACCGAAGTCGCGCTGGGTCTTTCCAGGCATTGGTTTCCTGATGATCCTCTCTCGTTAGTACAGGGGCACGAGTTGCCCGGTTTCGATGGCGCTCTTTTACCTGCACCGCCCGGCAAAATGGGCTGGGGCATTCTTTACAACAACGGCATCACCTCCAAGGGCAGAATCAACTTCACTCTTGCGCATGAGTTCGGCCATTACCTGATTCACCGTCTCGCATTTCCCAATGGAATGCGTTGTAGTCAGCAAGATGTCGTGAGATGGGATTCCGAATATAAACAAATCGAGTCCGAAGCCAACACGTTTGCCGCACATCTGTTGATGCCTTTGGACGATTACCGCCGGCAGATCAACGCGCGGACGGTGGTGACATTTGACATGCTGAGTCACTGCGCGGAGCGTTATGAAGTTTCGCTGATAGCCGCAACGCTCCGCTGGCTGCTTTACACCGAAAAACGGGCGGTATTGGTTGTATCTCGCGATGGATTCATACTTTGGGCACGCTCAAGTAAGACTGCGTACAAGTCAGGTGTCTACATCAAGACCTCGGGCCGCGTTCTTCCCGTCCCTGACAGTTCGGTAGCCGCCTGCCCCAAGGCTTGCGCGGACGCACGTCTGGGTATAAATCATCCTGCGGGCATCTGGTTTGCTGAACCCTGCCACGAGATGAGCATCGTTTCGGAGAACTACGATTTTACGCTCTCCTTAATCCAGCTACCACCGATCGGCGAATACCAAATCTGTGACGACAATGACGAGGACGAGAATGGCGAAACACTAGTGGATAAGATTAGTCGCATTCATGGCGTGTGA
- a CDS encoding helix-turn-helix domain-containing protein, producing MTSLGNKIRALRKQNGYTLEKLAELTESSKSYIWELENKEPPRPSAEKVAKIASVLGVTSDYLVSAKTVAPNEDVLDQAFFREYQDLDESTKEKLRELVKIWGKKE from the coding sequence ATGACGTCACTTGGCAATAAAATTAGAGCTTTGCGTAAACAGAACGGGTACACCCTAGAAAAGTTGGCGGAGTTAACCGAATCCAGCAAGAGCTACATATGGGAGTTGGAGAACAAGGAGCCACCTCGCCCATCGGCTGAAAAGGTCGCCAAAATCGCTAGCGTTTTGGGCGTCACCTCTGACTATCTTGTCAGCGCCAAAACTGTTGCTCCAAACGAGGATGTTTTGGATCAAGCGTTCTTTCGCGAATATCAGGATCTGGACGAATCGACAAAGGAGAAGCTGCGCGAGCTTGTAAAGATATGGGGCAAAAAAGAGTGA
- a CDS encoding DUF2188 domain-containing protein, translating to MKSPKGPQTHHVVHNPRGGWDVKRGGSERASSHHDTKREAVDQAREISRNQSTELRIHKLNGRIGSSDSHGGDPNPPRG from the coding sequence ATGAAGTCCCCAAAAGGTCCACAAACGCATCATGTCGTCCACAATCCGCGGGGCGGCTGGGATGTAAAGCGGGGTGGTAGCGAACGGGCTAGCAGCCACCACGACACGAAGCGCGAAGCCGTCGATCAGGCCCGAGAGATCAGCCGCAATCAGAGCACGGAACTGCGAATTCATAAGCTCAACGGTCGAATCGGCAGCAGTGACAGTCACGGCGGCGACCCAAACCCGCCACGCGGGTAA
- a CDS encoding ThiF family adenylyltransferase, with protein MSARLIARSSDLKRLQDEGYEIEVRSGFLIVRSVPYVTSRRTVERGTVVTDLALNDDITQKPKDHQVWFAGEQPCHATGAPITALGSQQAKQTLYDGVVVDLRFSAKADYPDYYAKITQYVEILSNPAKSIKPEEPGITAQTFRPIEACEEDSIFVYTDSATSRAGIVLASVKLAMKKIAIVGLGGTGSYVLDLLAKTPVTEIHLFDNDQFIQHNAFRSPGAASMDDLRQYVSKVEYYTALYSRMRRGVIPHRMFISDETIDHLKNFDFVFVCVDRPAARKLISNFLTSENTPFVDVGMELELIDDQASLVGACRVTLSTPGKRDHFRRHVSLEGSVADDLYGRNIQVADMNALNAALAVLKWKKFCGFYQDCYQEHQSVYAINAHQLTRDETGTV; from the coding sequence ATGTCCGCAAGACTGATCGCTCGTAGCTCAGACCTCAAGCGGCTGCAAGATGAGGGGTACGAGATCGAGGTCCGGAGTGGATTTCTTATCGTCCGTTCCGTTCCTTATGTCACATCCCGGAGAACGGTGGAGCGCGGGACCGTCGTCACAGACCTCGCACTGAATGACGACATCACACAGAAGCCAAAAGACCATCAAGTGTGGTTTGCAGGGGAGCAGCCCTGCCATGCCACTGGTGCGCCAATTACCGCGCTTGGCTCACAGCAGGCCAAGCAGACTCTGTACGACGGCGTGGTAGTGGACCTTCGCTTCTCAGCAAAGGCGGACTATCCCGACTACTATGCAAAGATTACGCAGTATGTTGAAATCCTATCCAATCCTGCGAAGTCCATTAAACCTGAGGAACCAGGTATAACAGCGCAGACCTTTCGGCCAATAGAGGCGTGCGAGGAAGATTCCATTTTTGTGTACACCGACTCTGCAACGAGCCGGGCGGGCATCGTACTCGCATCCGTTAAGCTCGCGATGAAGAAGATTGCCATTGTGGGTTTGGGGGGAACTGGCTCTTATGTGCTCGACCTTCTCGCCAAGACGCCTGTAACCGAAATCCATCTCTTCGACAATGACCAATTCATTCAGCACAACGCCTTCCGCTCACCTGGCGCAGCTTCAATGGATGACCTACGGCAGTATGTGTCCAAGGTTGAATATTACACAGCGCTCTACAGCCGTATGCGTCGCGGCGTGATCCCTCACCGCATGTTCATCAGTGATGAGACCATTGACCATCTTAAGAACTTCGATTTTGTTTTCGTATGCGTAGATCGTCCGGCCGCCCGTAAGCTCATTTCGAACTTTTTGACTTCGGAGAACACGCCATTCGTTGATGTGGGCATGGAGCTTGAGTTGATCGATGATCAGGCAAGCCTTGTAGGAGCATGTCGAGTCACACTAAGTACGCCAGGGAAACGCGATCATTTCCGCCGTCACGTCTCGCTTGAAGGATCCGTTGCCGATGATTTGTATGGCAGAAACATTCAGGTTGCCGATATGAACGCTTTGAACGCCGCGCTAGCCGTTTTAAAATGGAAGAAATTCTGCGGTTTCTATCAGGACTGTTATCAAGAACACCAATCCGTTTATGCAATCAATGCGCACCAGCTCACCCGGGACGAAACGGGCACGGTATGA
- a CDS encoding DUF2778 domain-containing protein — protein sequence MLDSQLLFPARLTATSTAQPGLPTVIASTTVPVSSAVAGSTLFYHQDGLGTVTELTDSNGAVAKAYAYDAYGSILESPGTVEQPYTYTGRELDQETGLYYYRARYYDAATGRFLQKDPIGLLGGDLNLYRYSQNAPMDFIDPSGLTKLTYDVKNKRLHVDPEQQGKTPYDMSATSGSGSCMNNPRCSQRQGEGPIPPGDYTIDTNDLSNPDLFGDLKRHFRGPGFRDWGDWRVPIMPDKGTTISPRGGFFLHGGSRPGSAGCIDIGGGIMGNGLTDKLLFDLLSDPNHSVPLTVF from the coding sequence GTGCTGGACAGCCAGCTCCTCTTTCCCGCGCGTCTGACCGCCACCTCCACGGCTCAGCCCGGTCTGCCCACGGTGATCGCCTCGACGACGGTTCCGGTCAGTAGCGCAGTGGCCGGAAGCACCTTGTTCTACCACCAGGACGGCCTCGGCACAGTAACGGAACTGACCGATAGCAACGGCGCGGTGGCCAAGGCGTATGCGTACGATGCCTACGGCAGTATCCTGGAATCGCCGGGCACGGTGGAGCAGCCGTATACGTATACGGGACGGGAGTTGGATCAAGAGACTGGGCTCTACTACTACCGAGCACGGTATTATGACGCCGCGACGGGGAGGTTTTTGCAGAAGGATCCGATCGGGCTTCTAGGGGGTGACCTGAATTTATATCGCTACTCTCAGAACGCCCCGATGGACTTCATAGATCCGTCAGGACTTACGAAGCTCACGTATGACGTAAAGAATAAGCGCCTGCACGTTGATCCCGAGCAGCAGGGAAAGACTCCATATGACATGTCAGCCACATCGGGCTCTGGGAGCTGTATGAATAATCCGCGATGTTCGCAAAGACAAGGTGAGGGACCGATCCCACCAGGTGATTACACGATAGATACAAACGATCTTTCCAATCCCGATCTCTTCGGTGACCTAAAGCGGCATTTTAGGGGGCCAGGATTCCGTGATTGGGGTGATTGGCGTGTGCCAATCATGCCCGATAAAGGAACAACCATATCGCCTCGTGGTGGCTTTTTCTTGCACGGTGGAAGTCGGCCAGGTTCAGCGGGGTGTATTGATATCGGCGGAGGGATTATGGGTAATGGTCTCACTGATAAGCTGCTGTTCGATCTCTTAAGCGACCCCAATCACAGTGTTCCCTTGACCGTATTCTAG
- a CDS encoding DUF4288 domain-containing protein translates to MSWYTVSLLFRANCSSQSNSPTLWEERLILIEAPSPEDAEREGTIIGRRGDHEYEVRSRSTGEAKEKLRWTFDRIERVFLVEDDRIGHGTELFSRYLRDSEIQSLLTPFDDE, encoded by the coding sequence ATGAGTTGGTACACAGTCAGCCTTCTATTTAGAGCTAATTGTAGCTCTCAATCTAACAGTCCTACTCTGTGGGAAGAGCGGCTAATATTGATTGAAGCTCCTTCGCCAGAGGATGCCGAGCGTGAAGGTACAATCATTGGCAGGAGAGGTGACCATGAATACGAGGTGCGAAGTAGGAGTACAGGGGAGGCAAAAGAAAAACTGAGATGGACCTTTGATCGAATTGAGAGAGTCTTTCTTGTCGAAGATGACAGGATCGGTCACGGAACTGAGCTGTTCTCGAGGTATCTTCGCGATTCCGAAATACAAAGTCTTCTCACGCCATTTGACGACGAGTAG